Genomic window (Polyodon spathula isolate WHYD16114869_AA unplaced genomic scaffold, ASM1765450v1 scaffolds_3614, whole genome shotgun sequence):
GGTAAGCTGagggcaattgcagctgtgatcCCCATTTGTATTGCAAGTGATCAAAATCCTGTCAAGAATGATCAACTCTCTTTCCACTTCTAGAACAACTTCTATATCCTGAGAGTCCTCTACACAACTTTTACTGGGGAGCGAGGAGATATACAGGCCAAATGTCCTGTTCCTGGTCTAGTACCACATGTGGGTGAGTGTTTGTTCACTGGACACAAAATACCAGAGTGCTCAAGTCTGGTGTTGCTTGTCTGCCAATGCTGTTGCTGCATCATGTTGCTTTGTATTGAATACAATGTGCCCCTACACAAGATATTAACACCTAAACTACAGGGTCTTCCCTGTACAACCTATAACATTGAAGTTTACTCTCTTGCAGGGTGCAAGATACCAAGAAGTCAGCAGTTGGCTTGTGGTCCACCTAATGCTGATCCACAATGGTGTGTGGCCAATGGATGTTGTGTGGATGCAAGAACTTCCCAGTGTTACTATCCTTTGGATGGTATGGCTTGGTTTTACACTTTTGATATAGCACTGCTCATCTAATGAGCTATCCAGAGTAACTTTGAACAGCTTGTATAGGAAAACTTTGAGGGTGGAGGAGATAATTGACCTGATTTCCACCCTTACTGTACAGGGGACTGGTCCTTCAGGTAAATGGTttcattattttgcattaatGGTTTCTTTGCTTCCTGCTTTTCAGCGTGCACTGCAGATGGGCATTTTGTATTCTCCGTATACCGCACCTCAACCAAGCCAGAAATTGATCCGAGCAGTTTAGTAATTGCAGGAAACCATTCATGTGTCCCTGTAATCTGCACTCCAGACTTTGCGGTCTTCAAATTTCCTGTGACTGGCTGTGGGACACGTGTCTTTGTAAGTTCACTCCTCCTGGGGTTTGGGTTAGTACTAGGACTTCTAGGCTGCAATGCTTTTTACAGCCATATGTCTAAGGGGGGTGTTGGGGTGCTAATCTACTGGAATGCCACTGGTTTTGGGCTGGCCAGGTTGATTACAATCCTCAACTGCTTCAGTGTTCTcactttgtaatcattttttattctgtagaCTGTGGCGGAGACTACAATCTATCTTGCTGAAGTTCGTGGTTTGGTTCAGGGGATCCAGCAGATGTATGGACAAATTACCAGAGATGGCCCTTATCGGTAATTTCTTCTACATGCGCTTGGAACAGGCAGCTGCTTAACCCTCTTTCAGCATACTTTGCTGGTTGTAGTGGGTGGGGACCCCATGATCGGAGTTAAAGCCTTTATGGTTTTGTCATTGACTGGAATATCTGTGCCAACTGGTAACTAAATGGATTCTTTGTCTTCACTGTCTCCTCTCTGCACTACAGTTTCCATGTGGAATGTCGCTATTCTAAAGGAAACTTGGCCAGCACTGGTTACTTGGTGGTGAACCCACCGCCTCCATCAGCAGCCTTGGCTTTTGGCTCTCTTGGGGTTAGGTTAAGGATTGCCACAGGTAATTGAACATGATGCGTAACTTCTCCCATTTGGTCTGGTTTGGCATCATGTCTGGTAATGACTGCTAGATTTGACTGGCTCAATTTCCTCTTTCAATGGCTGGTGTGTTACCAATGATGCACCTCTCTTGCAGATGCCAGCTACACCAGCTTCTACCCACAGTCCCATCTGCCCCTGAGCGTCTTGCTTGGAAGCAAGGTGTATCTGGAAGTGCAGCTTGTGAACCCTCCTAACCCCAGTGTAGTTCTGCTGGTCCACTACTGCATCGCCTATCCCCGGTCCTCTCAAGCTGCCTGGGTGATCATCTATGAAGGGTGAGTATCCTGATTTGTCTCCCTTTGTCTGGACAAAAGCAACATGCCAGGGATTTGTCCAGCAGCAACTGCCAGATGTGACCATTAACCAGTTCAGCAACTGGTTAGGTGACTGGCTGCAAACATCTAAATTAAATCTTTGCAAGCTAGACTGTTGCAGCTGCTAGCATTACAATATGGCTACCATGCACTTCAAGCCTCCTAGTTGGCAGCTGTAGGACTCCCTTCTGAATTTCTCCCCCACAGTTGTCCAAACATCCTGGATTACAGCAGTGCTGCTGGCCTCCatgtcaaatacaataacatgccTGTATCCAAGCACACTCGACGCTTTGAAATAGAAATCTTCCAGTTCCTGGACTACAAGACCAAGCAGCGTTTGGATGAGGAAGTGAGTTTAATAGTGGTCCAATTGTATAGACTCAAGCTTGCTTCCAAATGCCTAGTCATAAATGGTATATTAGACCAAAGCAGATCTACAGCTGCTCCTaactccatttactttctttttagatCTATTTCATGTGTTCAACCGAAGTGTGTTCCCCGGAACGTCGTGTTTGCAATGAAGGATGCTTTGATGGAAGAGGTATGGTCCTGAAAAGCACTATTTGGACTTGGTTTCTGAGAAGGAGTCCTTCTGAAGTTTGGTTGTTTTAGGTGAGAAGGAGTGCCCCCCTGAAGTATTTAAGTCCTGCTCCCTTGGTTAAATTTTGGGCACTTGATATCTTTCTCCTTCCACAGAGATGCCTGTTCCCACATCAAGATCTGCTGGAGGGCGCTGTGCAGGAAAGCCCTGTCCTGGGAAATCAAACGTAGACAAGCGAGCTGCTCCTGGTCATGCTGGCTTCATTGCTGTCAGCGAAGGAACCTTCACTTTGGATGAGATTGTGCCCCATGAACAAACGGGCAAGTGATTTGAGATCTTCTGCATTGAAGCAGTACTAGCCTTTTTCATGTGGTGTTGCTCAGTTCTGGCCCTGGGCCAAAGCCAGAACTGAAGCTTCATTGTATTCCTCCCTTGCTCACAGTTGCTTTGCCACTAACTTTTGCTTCCTCTTGCAGAGAAGCACTGGACGCACTTCCATGGTCTCCTGTGGCTGCTTGGTTTGCTGGTCCTGGTATCTGTTATAATGCTCTTCCTCAAATGGATTGGCTTGCAAATTGTCAGGTCCTAGAGAAGCAGTCTCTAACTTGAATAAACCTTTAtcttgtgttaattctgtagtggTTTGTGGGTTTTCTTAATTTCAATTCCTCCACCAAATAGAGGGGGGTCACATCTAAGTAGGATTAGAGATGCCGATTTATCCAACATGTTGGATTTGCTGTTTGCAGTAAACTGAGGTTTAATACCCTGAAGtgacagctgcattgttttttgagCACTCGAGACCTCTTCTGCTGGTGCCAGTAAAGGCGCTGGTACATTGCCATTTGCTGTGCAATTCAGTAGTGCCCTAAGGGTTCACTTGTGTTTATCCAAATACTACATTACCTAGGCTGCAATTGATGTATATTGCATCTAACATGGCGTAGCAGCCGTGACCAAGGGccaataaactgctgtgcagtatatgtaGAGATTTTGCTTTAATAGGGCCATCGTGGTGCTGGACAATGGCAACTGTAGCTGCTGCTACTTCTGGGCTGTCCCTGCTGTGGGACAGGGCTTTGGATTGAGGGCAGACAGaagtcctctgacactctctTGCAGGATTCTATTTATACACAAGTATAACACCTTTGCATGCCACTGTTTGTTTGgaagtgggtgggggggggggagggattgATATACAATGTGATCTTGCGTGGGCATATTCAGGTGGAATACATGTGGCACTGGTGTTTTGTCATCTGTCTTGGCTGTTTCTGAGATTCATATGAAACAATGACATGACTGTTTCTGGCCACTTCATATACCAGTCTTTTCCACAAGTACTAAAATTACTCCAGTGAGAAGCCTATAAACAAGATGGTAGCATACACTAATGTGGTACACTCCAGTATGTGACACCAAATGGCTTGGAGAGGGACAAAGCTTACCTTAACAAGGAGCGCAATttgatttgtgcttttttaaatggGGTGCTAAATTCTTGAATTGGGTCAAGACAAACCTGTTGGTCAGTACATGATTGTTTGGTTTCTAAGACCCCCTACCCAAAAGGAACCGACTTGACTGGAAtgtcatctggtaaaagcattaGTGCAAAGTGCAGGGTcagtttaatagtatgtgagcacagggttgcacaaattagttaatGTGCTGGGATTCGAGTGAATAATTGAATCCCGCACAACCATATGTGTGTATTTGGGTTTGCTGACAAAGGGGTTAAACAGTAGTTTGGAAGGGTCCAAAAAACAGGAGTCccagcaaataagggagagttgacaggtctgataTAAACCTATA
Coding sequences:
- the LOC121312129 gene encoding zona pellucida sperm-binding protein 1-like, producing the protein MALIGNLASTGYLVVNPPPPSAALAFGSLGVRLRIATDASYTSFYPQSHLPLSVLLGSKVYLEVQLVNPPNPSVVLLVHYCIAYPRSSQAAWVIIYEGCPNILDYSSAAGLHVKYNNMPVSKHTRRFEIEIFQFLDYKTKQRLDEEIYFMCSTEVCSPERRVCNEGCFDGREMPVPTSRSAGGRCAGKPCPGKSNVDKRAAPGHAGFIAVSEGTFTLDEIVPHEQTEKHWTHFHGLLWLLGLLVLVSVIMLFLKWIGLQIVRS